A window of the Bradyrhizobium ottawaense genome harbors these coding sequences:
- a CDS encoding FAD binding domain-containing protein, which yields MIPGPFNYHRPATVADAVKLLSTLGDEARPLAGGHSLVPMMKLRLATPEHLVDLHGVAGLKGISRKGNTVVIGAMTTQHELLASDEIGKSLPILHETALLIADPQVRYRGTIGGNVANGDPGNDMPALMMTLGASYRLEGTSGARDVAATEFYQGAYFTSLEPGELLTSISIPVPAAGHGYAYEKLKRKVGDYATAAAAVVLTMAGGKVATCAIGLTNLSETPLLATDAAKAVIGTSLDAAALKQAAAAAVAIMSPAADARGPIEYRKHVGGIMVMRALQRAMAKAG from the coding sequence ATGATCCCAGGACCATTCAATTATCACCGGCCGGCAACGGTCGCCGACGCGGTCAAACTGCTGTCGACCCTGGGCGACGAGGCCCGGCCGCTGGCCGGCGGCCACAGCCTGGTGCCGATGATGAAGCTCAGGCTTGCGACACCCGAGCATCTGGTCGACCTGCACGGTGTGGCCGGGCTCAAGGGCATCTCTCGCAAAGGCAACACGGTCGTGATCGGCGCCATGACCACCCAGCACGAACTGCTGGCGTCCGACGAGATCGGCAAGTCGTTGCCGATCCTGCATGAAACCGCGCTTCTGATCGCCGACCCGCAGGTGCGCTACCGCGGCACCATCGGCGGCAACGTCGCCAACGGCGATCCCGGCAACGACATGCCGGCGCTGATGATGACACTCGGTGCAAGCTACCGTCTCGAAGGTACGTCCGGAGCCCGCGATGTCGCGGCCACCGAATTCTACCAGGGCGCCTATTTCACGTCGCTTGAGCCCGGCGAACTCTTGACCTCGATTTCCATTCCGGTCCCCGCCGCTGGTCACGGCTACGCCTACGAAAAACTCAAGCGCAAGGTCGGCGATTACGCCACCGCGGCCGCGGCCGTCGTTCTCACGATGGCGGGCGGCAAGGTCGCGACCTGCGCGATCGGCCTCACCAACCTTTCCGAGACGCCGCTGCTGGCGACGGATGCGGCGAAAGCGGTGATCGGCACCAGCCTCGATGCTGCGGCGCTGAAGCAGGCTGCGGCTGCGGCGGTCGCGATCATGTCGCCGGCCGCGGATGCCCGCGGGCCCATCGAATACCGCAAGCATGTCGGCGGCATCATGGTGATGCGGGCGTTGCAGCGCGCCATGGCCAAAGCCGGTTAG
- a CDS encoding 6,7-dimethyl-8-ribityllumazine synthase, whose amino-acid sequence MNQMLQEPEVKSQTETPQVKSSEAGHAPDTPVRPPAPSHPRFVKPQRVAFVQASWHRDVVEECRIAFLEEIEARHISRSQVDLFEVPGSFEIPLHAQLLAKTRRYTAIVAAGLVVDGGIYRHEFVADTVIKALMDVQLKTEVPVFSAVLTPQQFHESAVHHDFFRKHFVIKGIEVAEACANTLHSLERLKGQVAAGIV is encoded by the coding sequence ATGAATCAGATGTTGCAAGAGCCTGAAGTCAAATCCCAAACCGAAACTCCCCAAGTTAAGTCCTCCGAAGCCGGTCACGCGCCCGATACGCCGGTGCGTCCGCCGGCACCCAGCCATCCGCGTTTCGTCAAGCCGCAGCGGGTCGCCTTCGTGCAGGCGTCTTGGCACCGCGACGTGGTCGAGGAATGCCGCATCGCCTTCCTTGAGGAGATCGAGGCGCGCCATATCTCGCGTTCGCAGGTCGATCTGTTCGAGGTGCCGGGCTCGTTCGAAATCCCGCTGCATGCGCAACTGCTGGCCAAGACCCGGCGCTATACCGCGATCGTCGCCGCGGGGCTTGTCGTCGATGGTGGCATCTATCGCCACGAATTCGTCGCCGACACCGTGATCAAGGCGCTGATGGATGTGCAGTTGAAGACCGAAGTGCCGGTGTTCTCGGCGGTGCTGACGCCGCAGCAATTCCACGAGAGCGCGGTGCATCACGACTTCTTCCGTAAACATTTCGTCATCAAGGGGATCGAAGTCGCGGAAGCCTGCGCCAACACGCTGCATAGCCTGGAACGGCTGAAGGGCCAGGTCGCGGCGGGGATCGTGTAG
- a CDS encoding Bug family tripartite tricarboxylate transporter substrate binding protein, with protein sequence MKLLRRNFLKLAGSAITASTLPRLAFALDYPTRPTRIIAGFAAGGGVDITARLIGQWLADHLGQPFVVENRTGAGGNIGTEAVVNAAADGYTLLLATVPNAVNASLYDNLKFNFVRDIAPVAGVIRVPMVVLVHPLVPAQTIPQFIAYAKANPGKVNMASAGSGSAPHMAGELFKMMTGVDMVHVPYRGQGPAMTDLLGSQVQILFAAAPGTADYVRSGKLRALGVTTAARMPELPEVPTVGDFVAGYEASQWYGFAAPKNTPAEIVDKLNKEINTAIADPGMKARLAAIGGETMPGSPADFGKLISDETEKWGKVVRTAGIKPE encoded by the coding sequence ATGAAACTTCTCCGCCGCAATTTTCTCAAGCTCGCCGGCAGCGCGATCACAGCATCGACGCTTCCGCGGCTTGCCTTCGCACTCGATTATCCGACGCGGCCGACGCGCATCATTGCCGGCTTTGCCGCCGGCGGCGGCGTCGACATCACCGCGCGCCTGATCGGCCAGTGGCTGGCCGATCATCTCGGACAACCCTTCGTGGTGGAGAACCGCACGGGCGCCGGCGGCAATATCGGCACCGAAGCGGTCGTCAACGCGGCCGCCGACGGCTACACGCTGCTGCTCGCCACCGTGCCGAACGCGGTCAACGCCTCGCTCTACGACAATCTCAAATTCAATTTCGTGCGCGACATCGCGCCGGTCGCGGGCGTGATCCGGGTGCCGATGGTCGTGCTGGTCCACCCCTTGGTTCCGGCGCAGACGATTCCGCAATTCATCGCTTACGCCAAGGCCAATCCGGGCAAGGTCAACATGGCCTCGGCCGGTAGCGGCAGCGCGCCGCATATGGCCGGCGAGCTGTTCAAGATGATGACCGGCGTCGACATGGTGCATGTACCCTATCGCGGCCAGGGCCCGGCGATGACGGATCTGCTTGGCAGCCAGGTGCAGATCCTGTTCGCGGCGGCGCCCGGAACCGCGGACTATGTCAGGAGCGGCAAGCTGCGCGCGCTCGGGGTGACGACGGCCGCGCGCATGCCCGAGCTGCCGGAGGTTCCGACCGTCGGCGATTTCGTGGCGGGGTATGAAGCGAGCCAGTGGTACGGCTTCGCCGCACCGAAAAACACGCCGGCCGAAATCGTCGACAAGCTCAACAAGGAAATCAATACAGCGATCGCCGATCCCGGCATGAAGGCGCGGCTGGCCGCCATCGGCGGCGAGACCATGCCGGGCTCGCCAGCCGATTTCGGCAAACTGATCTCGGACGAAACCGAGAAATGGGGCAAGGTGGTCCGCACCGCCGGCATCAAGCCGGAGTAA
- a CDS encoding MHYT domain-containing protein, which yields MFEGHDPYLVALSVVIAILGGYTGFGLTARIRGTPDASHRLLLAGAAFFLAIGIWTMHFVGMLAAPLPPGTVYLVLPTIISFLICALVVGISLFFVSVGEPPVSRVVSSAVLLGVGIASMHYVGMHGLSGDFAMTHDNAMVALSVAIAIAAAYGGLRAFLARQGGVQLALSAVAFGVAVSGMHYTAMAGMHLVPPSEGMHHHIEGLAASSQMLALVVTLLCFVIAAGFLLSLVPDPRNKVGATAAAATPQAVSLVTEIPPADAGAASTSPRMRPTPLGGIGQPPRAAPAPRMPVEGADGTHFIDSADVRSVRADAHYTKVHDGTRERMCPWSISEAEAQLDPGLFVRVHRSHIVAIPHVTLVRKEGDGAIVELDGPSPHRVPVSRAKIAEVKARLGLARRNA from the coding sequence ATGTTCGAAGGACACGATCCCTATCTCGTCGCGCTCTCGGTGGTGATCGCGATTCTGGGAGGTTACACCGGCTTCGGCCTCACCGCGCGCATCCGCGGGACGCCGGACGCCAGTCATCGCCTGCTGTTGGCGGGCGCGGCGTTCTTTCTCGCCATCGGCATCTGGACCATGCACTTCGTCGGCATGCTGGCGGCGCCGCTGCCGCCGGGCACGGTCTATCTGGTGCTGCCGACGATCATTTCGTTCCTGATCTGCGCGCTGGTCGTGGGCATTTCCCTGTTCTTTGTCAGCGTCGGCGAGCCGCCGGTGTCACGCGTGGTGTCCTCGGCGGTGCTGCTCGGGGTCGGGATCGCCAGCATGCATTATGTCGGCATGCACGGACTGTCCGGCGATTTCGCCATGACGCACGACAACGCCATGGTGGCGCTGTCGGTCGCGATCGCGATCGCGGCGGCCTATGGCGGTCTGCGCGCGTTCTTGGCGCGCCAGGGCGGCGTGCAACTGGCGCTGAGCGCGGTCGCGTTCGGCGTCGCCGTATCCGGCATGCACTACACGGCGATGGCCGGCATGCATCTGGTTCCCCCGTCGGAAGGAATGCATCACCATATCGAGGGACTGGCGGCGTCGTCGCAGATGCTGGCGCTGGTGGTGACGCTGCTCTGCTTCGTCATCGCCGCGGGCTTTCTGCTGTCGCTGGTGCCGGATCCGCGTAACAAGGTCGGGGCGACGGCGGCTGCCGCAACGCCGCAGGCGGTCAGTCTTGTCACGGAAATCCCGCCGGCTGATGCCGGCGCGGCGTCGACCAGTCCGCGGATGCGGCCGACGCCGCTGGGCGGCATCGGCCAGCCGCCCCGTGCGGCGCCCGCGCCACGGATGCCGGTCGAAGGCGCCGACGGTACCCACTTCATCGATAGCGCCGATGTCAGGAGCGTGCGGGCCGACGCCCACTATACCAAGGTGCATGACGGCACCCGCGAGCGGATGTGCCCGTGGTCGATCTCGGAAGCCGAAGCCCAGCTCGACCCAGGCCTGTTCGTCCGGGTGCACCGCAGCCACATCGTCGCGATCCCGCACGTCACCCTCGTGCGCAAGGAAGGCGACGGCGCCATCGTCGAACTCGACGGCCCGTCGCCGCACCGGGTTCCGGTCAGCCGCGCCAAGATCGCCGAGGTCAAGGCAAGGCTGGGTCTCGCCCGGCGGAACGCGTAA
- a CDS encoding (2Fe-2S)-binding protein, which yields MAKTHVTMKVNGAEVEGLVEPRTLLVHFIRENLALTGTHIGCETTHCGACTVDIDGMSVKSCTMFAVQAQGSDIMTIEGVANADGTLSALQEGFRMMHGLQCGFCTPGMILRAQRLLQENPSPTEAEIRMGISGNICRCTGYQNIVRAIQYAAAKINGVEFLEAAE from the coding sequence ATGGCAAAAACCCACGTCACCATGAAGGTGAACGGCGCCGAGGTCGAAGGCCTCGTCGAACCGCGCACGCTGCTGGTGCATTTCATCCGCGAAAATCTCGCTTTGACCGGCACCCATATCGGTTGCGAAACCACCCATTGCGGCGCCTGCACCGTCGATATCGACGGCATGTCGGTGAAATCCTGCACCATGTTCGCGGTGCAGGCGCAGGGATCCGACATCATGACCATCGAAGGCGTCGCCAATGCCGACGGCACGCTGTCGGCGCTGCAGGAAGGTTTCCGGATGATGCATGGCCTGCAATGCGGCTTCTGCACGCCCGGCATGATTTTGCGGGCGCAGCGGCTACTGCAGGAAAATCCGTCACCCACCGAAGCCGAAATCCGGATGGGCATATCGGGCAATATCTGCCGCTGCACCGGCTACCAGAACATCGTCAGGGCGATCCAGTACGCCGCCGCCAAGATCAATGGCGTTGAATTCCTGGAGGCTGCGGAATGA